A window from Pseudooceanicola algae encodes these proteins:
- a CDS encoding glutamine synthetase family protein → MQFDQFRTFRVAASDLNGQMRGKRVPANTYAKLDTEGSRMPLSVLNVDIWGADIDDSPLVFASGDEDGVLKPTEHGPVPMPWLDSPSALVPMWMFHDDGRPFAGDPRHALARVLARYAERGWTVQAAVEMEFYLVDDTGHQLSAPQNPISGRPVFGNAILSIRQLDAFDGFLTDLYEACDAMDIPADSASSEAGLGQFEINLAHRDAMAAADDAWLFKALVRGMARRHDMAATFMAKPFENDSGNGMHVHFSVLDEDGNNIFDNGGPEGTDLLRHAVAGCLSGMPGGTLLWAPHENSYARFAPGAHAPTGACWAYENRTAAIRIPSGPARARRIEHRVACGDINPYLVLAGILGSALAGIEDQAEPPAPITGNAYDLDLPGLMPDWSSAVDRFETDPLMARIFTPELIRNFSMTKRQEILRLAEIPPEEHWMVYLETV, encoded by the coding sequence ATGCAATTTGATCAATTCCGCACCTTCCGCGTTGCCGCCAGTGACCTGAACGGTCAGATGCGTGGCAAGCGCGTGCCCGCCAATACCTATGCCAAGCTCGATACCGAAGGCTCCCGCATGCCTCTGTCGGTGCTGAATGTCGACATCTGGGGGGCGGATATCGACGACAGCCCGCTGGTGTTTGCTTCCGGGGACGAAGACGGCGTCCTGAAGCCCACCGAACACGGGCCGGTGCCCATGCCCTGGCTCGACAGCCCCTCGGCTCTGGTCCCGATGTGGATGTTCCACGACGATGGCCGCCCCTTTGCCGGCGATCCCCGCCACGCGCTGGCCCGCGTGCTGGCACGCTACGCCGAACGTGGCTGGACCGTGCAGGCGGCGGTCGAGATGGAATTCTACCTGGTCGACGACACCGGGCATCAGCTTTCGGCGCCGCAGAACCCGATCTCCGGACGCCCGGTGTTCGGCAATGCGATCTTGTCGATCCGTCAGCTTGATGCCTTCGACGGCTTCCTGACCGACCTCTACGAGGCCTGCGACGCCATGGACATCCCGGCGGACTCGGCCTCCTCCGAAGCCGGGCTCGGCCAGTTCGAAATCAACCTTGCCCATCGCGACGCCATGGCGGCGGCCGATGACGCCTGGCTGTTCAAGGCGCTGGTGCGCGGCATGGCGCGGCGCCATGACATGGCGGCCACCTTCATGGCCAAACCCTTCGAAAACGACTCCGGCAACGGGATGCATGTACACTTTTCGGTATTGGATGAAGACGGCAACAACATCTTCGACAATGGCGGCCCCGAAGGCACCGACCTGCTGCGCCACGCTGTGGCAGGCTGCCTCTCCGGCATGCCCGGGGGCACGCTGCTCTGGGCACCGCATGAAAACTCCTACGCGCGCTTCGCCCCCGGCGCCCATGCGCCCACCGGGGCCTGCTGGGCCTATGAAAACCGCACCGCCGCGATCCGCATCCCCTCGGGTCCCGCCCGCGCCCGGCGCATCGAACACCGCGTCGCCTGCGGTGATATCAACCCCTACCTGGTCCTCGCCGGCATTCTCGGCTCCGCCCTAGCAGGGATCGAGGATCAGGCCGAGCCGCCCGCCCCGATCACCGGCAATGCCTATGACCTCGACCTGCCCGGCCTGATGCCCGACTGGTCCTCTGCGGTGGATCGCTTCGAAACAGACCCCCTCATGGCCCGCATCTTCACGCCAGAGCTCATCCGCAATTTCAGCATGACCAAACGCCAGGAAATCCTGCGCCTTGCCGAAATTCCCCCCGAAGAACACTGGATGGTCTACCTCGAAACCGTGTGA
- a CDS encoding type 1 glutamine amidotransferase, whose protein sequence is MKIGILQTGHAPDDMRETIGDYPALFAQLLDGHGFTFETYAVVDGIFPDGPGTCDGWLITGSRHGAYEDHPWIPPLEDLIRAIRDSHRPLVGVCFGHQIIAQALGGKVQKFSGGWSVGPTRYGGETGSTTLNAWHQDQVTTPPGGARTVSSSPFCEHAALMYGDQIYTLQAHPEFTTAVISSLLATRAPGVVPPDLIAAATDAVDTPTTAQAEADRMAALFKGIPS, encoded by the coding sequence ATGAAAATCGGCATCCTCCAGACCGGCCATGCACCGGATGACATGCGCGAAACGATCGGCGATTACCCCGCCCTTTTCGCGCAGCTTCTCGATGGCCATGGCTTCACCTTCGAAACCTATGCGGTGGTCGATGGTATCTTTCCCGACGGCCCCGGGACCTGCGATGGCTGGCTGATTACCGGCTCGCGTCACGGCGCCTACGAAGATCACCCATGGATCCCCCCGCTCGAGGACCTCATCCGCGCCATCCGCGACAGCCACCGACCGCTGGTCGGGGTCTGTTTCGGTCATCAGATCATTGCCCAGGCCCTTGGCGGTAAGGTCCAGAAGTTCTCCGGCGGCTGGTCTGTCGGCCCGACGCGATACGGCGGCGAAACCGGCAGCACGACGCTGAACGCCTGGCACCAGGACCAGGTGACAACTCCCCCCGGCGGCGCCCGCACCGTGTCCTCCTCGCCCTTTTGCGAACATGCCGCGCTGATGTACGGCGACCAGATCTATACCCTTCAGGCCCATCCGGAATTCACCACGGCAGTCATCAGTTCCCTGTTGGCCACCCGTGCGCCGGGCGTCGTGCCTCCCGATCTCATCGCTGCGGCCACCGACGCCGTCGACACCCCCACAACGGCTCAGGCCGAAGCCGACCGCATGGCCGCACTCTTCAAAGGCATCCCTTCATGA
- a CDS encoding glutamine synthetase family protein → MTDDWTKRIPQSAQDYLANRRLDEVECIISDLPGIARGKAVPATKFARQNYFHLPNSIFFQTITGDWSDAAGDEGFIEPDMILKPDFSTATAAPWTGDWTLQVIHDAYDRKGEAIPFSPRNVLKRVVKLYEDRGWKPVVAPEMEFYLVARNIDPAKPIQPMMGRSGRPAAARQAYSMTAVDEFGPVIDDIYDFAEAQGFEIDGITQEGGAGQLEINLRHGDPVKLADEVFYFKRLIREAALRHDCFATFMAKPIEGEPGSAMHIHHSVLDIETGKNIFAGPQGGETDAFFTFIGGLQKHLPECIPLLAPYVNSYRRYVKDHAAPINLEWGRDNRTTGIRVPISDPEARRVENRVAGMDCNPYLGIAASLASGYLGLIKEERAEKQFRGDAYEGDGDFPRTLGEALDQMDAATALAEVLGAEFLRVYSIVKRTEYEEFLSVISPWEREHLLMNV, encoded by the coding sequence ATGACCGACGACTGGACCAAACGGATCCCGCAATCCGCGCAGGATTACCTCGCCAACCGCCGCCTGGACGAGGTCGAATGCATCATCTCGGACCTGCCCGGCATCGCGCGCGGCAAGGCCGTCCCGGCGACCAAATTCGCCCGGCAAAACTACTTTCACCTGCCCAATTCGATCTTCTTCCAGACCATCACCGGCGATTGGTCCGATGCTGCCGGCGACGAAGGTTTCATCGAACCGGACATGATCCTGAAGCCCGACTTCTCGACCGCCACCGCCGCCCCCTGGACCGGGGACTGGACATTGCAGGTGATCCACGACGCCTATGACCGCAAGGGCGAGGCGATCCCCTTCTCCCCCCGCAACGTCCTGAAACGCGTGGTCAAACTCTATGAAGATCGCGGCTGGAAACCGGTCGTCGCGCCGGAAATGGAATTCTACCTTGTCGCGCGCAACATCGACCCTGCCAAGCCGATCCAGCCGATGATGGGCCGCTCGGGCCGCCCCGCCGCCGCCCGCCAGGCCTATTCCATGACGGCCGTCGACGAATTCGGCCCCGTCATCGACGACATCTACGATTTCGCCGAAGCCCAGGGCTTCGAGATCGACGGTATCACCCAGGAAGGCGGCGCCGGCCAGCTGGAAATCAACCTGCGCCACGGCGACCCGGTCAAGCTCGCGGACGAGGTCTTCTACTTCAAACGCCTGATCCGCGAAGCCGCCCTGCGCCACGATTGCTTTGCCACCTTCATGGCCAAGCCGATCGAAGGCGAACCCGGCTCGGCCATGCATATCCACCATTCGGTTCTGGATATCGAGACCGGCAAGAACATCTTTGCCGGGCCGCAGGGCGGGGAAACCGATGCCTTCTTCACCTTCATCGGTGGCCTGCAAAAGCACCTGCCCGAATGCATCCCGCTGCTGGCGCCCTATGTCAATTCCTACCGCCGATACGTCAAGGACCACGCCGCACCCATCAACCTGGAATGGGGCCGCGACAACCGCACCACGGGCATCCGGGTGCCTATCTCGGACCCCGAGGCACGGCGCGTGGAAAACCGCGTCGCCGGCATGGACTGCAACCCCTACCTCGGCATCGCCGCCTCGCTCGCCTCGGGCTACCTCGGCCTGATCAAGGAAGAGCGCGCCGAAAAGCAATTCCGCGGCGACGCCTATGAAGGCGACGGCGACTTCCCCCGCACCCTCGGCGAAGCCCTGGACCAGATGGACGCAGCTACCGCCCTGGCCGAAGTCCTCGGGGCCGAATTCCTGCGCGTCTACTCGATCGTGAAGCGTACCGAATACGAGGAATTCCTGTCGGTGATTTCCCCTTGGGAACGCGAACACCTGCTGATGAACGTCTGA
- a CDS encoding NAD(P)/FAD-dependent oxidoreductase, whose amino-acid sequence MKLLYSNDAPRSYPQSWYAATAQPLAPFPALDTPIRADLCVIGGGFTGLSAALHAAEAGLTVALLDAQRVGFGASGRNGGQLGSGQRPYQDDLEKWLGPDEARALWFLAEDAKTLVQDLCARHDIDCDLKPGVAWIGCSTSDSDHLHHYADHLHDRYGYDQIEPLSPEACARICPSPAYHGGILDHGAAHLHPLKLALGLARAARDAGVAIYEGTEAMSLTPGSPAVVKTPKGQVTADHVILAGNGYLTGLHREPARRVMPINNFIAVTEPLGDAAAQVLTRDIAVADSKFVVNYFRLTPDMRLLFGGGESYGYTFPVDIAAKVRKPMAQIFPHLAKTRIDYAWGGTLGITMKRAPFLSRLGPNILTAGGYSGHGVGTATHAGQLMALALTGQAAGFDTMARMPAPPFPGGPALRTPLLTLAMTWFSLRDRLGI is encoded by the coding sequence ATGAAACTGCTCTACTCCAACGATGCCCCGCGCAGCTATCCGCAAAGCTGGTACGCGGCCACGGCGCAACCGCTGGCGCCCTTCCCCGCCCTCGACACGCCGATACGGGCCGATCTTTGCGTCATCGGCGGCGGTTTCACCGGGCTTTCCGCAGCCTTGCATGCCGCCGAAGCCGGGCTGACCGTCGCCCTGCTGGACGCACAGCGCGTCGGCTTCGGCGCCTCGGGTCGCAACGGCGGGCAACTCGGCTCCGGCCAGCGCCCCTATCAGGACGACCTTGAAAAATGGCTGGGGCCCGATGAGGCCCGCGCGCTCTGGTTCCTGGCCGAAGATGCCAAGACCCTGGTGCAAGACCTCTGCGCCCGCCATGACATCGATTGCGACCTGAAGCCGGGTGTCGCCTGGATCGGTTGCTCGACATCGGACAGCGATCACCTGCACCATTACGCCGACCACCTGCACGACCGCTATGGCTATGACCAGATCGAACCGCTCTCGCCCGAGGCCTGCGCCCGGATCTGCCCGTCGCCGGCCTACCACGGTGGCATCCTCGACCACGGTGCCGCACATCTGCACCCCTTGAAGCTGGCCCTTGGCCTGGCCCGCGCCGCCCGCGACGCCGGCGTTGCCATCTACGAGGGAACCGAGGCCATGTCCCTCACCCCCGGCAGCCCCGCCGTGGTGAAGACACCCAAGGGCCAGGTGACAGCCGATCACGTCATTCTGGCGGGCAATGGCTACCTCACCGGATTGCACCGGGAACCGGCCCGCCGGGTCATGCCGATCAACAATTTCATTGCCGTGACCGAGCCCCTGGGCGATGCGGCCGCGCAAGTGCTGACCCGCGATATCGCCGTGGCGGACAGCAAGTTCGTGGTGAACTACTTCCGCCTCACGCCGGATATGCGGCTGCTGTTCGGAGGCGGCGAAAGCTATGGCTATACCTTCCCTGTCGACATCGCGGCCAAGGTGCGCAAACCGATGGCCCAGATATTCCCGCATCTGGCCAAGACCCGGATCGACTATGCCTGGGGCGGAACCCTCGGAATCACGATGAAACGCGCGCCCTTCCTGTCTCGTCTCGGGCCGAACATCCTGACTGCGGGGGGCTATTCCGGCCATGGGGTCGGCACCGCGACCCATGCGGGACAGCTGATGGCCCTTGCCCTGACCGGGCAGGCGGCGGGTTTTGACACCATGGCGCGGATGCCC